A genomic region of Caldicellulosiruptor acetigenus contains the following coding sequences:
- a CDS encoding O-antigen ligase family protein, translated as MAKKSEKKSISQSANKFSGAEISIFGGKTLSVYKIFVLFAFCVLVLMSPYYRGLYFDYELGAFQAAMAAIFILFAIYLYLSKEGFLVNSKLELVLLLFMVAYIIPYFFAANRRLALGEFFKYAFYFAVFYVASRISKGKAEKLAILNALFLSTVGVAFFGYQAAVKLIPETARPLGMAMNGLWVGNMINSTLQYHNTAGTVLAFGFIISLMLALYNENRVLKSIYFAFSSFIFTAFFFTYSRGSYITLLLALLVFFLLLPREKRISLIFNIAIVGAFVIAFLNKVGANLNEHGKVKLWFVLLFQMLLVFALTYAFGFVERKLYGLSNNFYIAAAGAAIILAIIGFAIALKTHLIPSDMVAKIKSIAMFWKERNFIERMVFYKDGLKIFLRSPVFGYGGGAWVSLYFMYQSYLYFTTQSHNYFLQVLLDTGIVGFCILLIFLWFLFSTSLKAWAKKEQKENIIIAGLVAAAVQLYSHSVLDFDFSLASVQVLLFAALGVLVSTSSQILQKHKQEKVIYTGKKTNFVPALLAIFYLFVIVISLNFRLGNYYANVGQQALQMGNLSAAYSFLSKAITYDPLSSNALSDYAVVLYRIGDQNKDANLIAKADGYFKQAIVNDRFNAKIRFKYAIYLLAHGAIDSGLSQIEQGIKLQPLQPANYELKADAYAKVGDYYLGKGDKEKAKKYFEVVLKIPEEIERVKKERERMPEVIRASPHINFEITDRIRQIVDEVRKEVNGI; from the coding sequence ATGGCAAAAAAAAGCGAGAAGAAAAGTATATCTCAAAGTGCCAATAAATTTAGTGGAGCTGAAATATCTATTTTTGGAGGTAAAACACTTTCAGTATACAAAATATTTGTACTTTTTGCCTTTTGCGTGCTTGTTCTCATGAGCCCGTACTACAGGGGGCTCTATTTTGACTATGAACTTGGTGCATTTCAGGCAGCAATGGCAGCAATTTTTATCCTTTTTGCAATATATCTTTATCTTTCAAAAGAGGGTTTTTTAGTAAATTCAAAACTTGAACTTGTCTTGCTTCTTTTTATGGTTGCATATATTATTCCATATTTCTTTGCAGCAAACAGAAGGCTTGCACTTGGAGAATTTTTCAAGTATGCATTTTACTTTGCAGTTTTTTATGTTGCATCGAGAATTTCAAAAGGCAAAGCAGAAAAGCTTGCAATTTTGAACGCTCTTTTTCTCTCAACAGTAGGTGTTGCATTTTTTGGATATCAAGCAGCAGTAAAGTTAATTCCAGAGACTGCCCGGCCTCTTGGCATGGCAATGAATGGACTTTGGGTTGGGAATATGATAAACTCAACACTTCAGTATCATAACACGGCAGGAACTGTTTTGGCATTCGGATTTATAATCTCTTTGATGCTGGCGCTTTACAACGAAAATAGGGTGCTGAAAAGCATTTATTTTGCCTTTTCAAGCTTTATATTTACAGCATTTTTCTTTACATATTCAAGAGGCTCATATATTACCCTCTTGCTTGCTCTTTTGGTGTTTTTCTTGCTTTTGCCGAGAGAAAAAAGAATTTCGCTCATTTTTAACATAGCGATTGTTGGCGCTTTTGTTATTGCTTTTTTGAATAAGGTTGGGGCAAACCTAAACGAACATGGGAAAGTAAAACTTTGGTTTGTTTTGCTCTTCCAGATGCTTCTGGTTTTTGCCCTGACATATGCTTTTGGATTTGTGGAGAGAAAACTTTATGGCCTTAGCAACAACTTTTACATAGCTGCAGCAGGTGCAGCGATTATTTTGGCTATAATAGGTTTTGCAATTGCTCTAAAGACACATTTGATTCCTTCAGACATGGTTGCAAAAATCAAATCCATAGCCATGTTCTGGAAAGAGAGAAACTTTATTGAAAGAATGGTCTTTTATAAAGATGGATTAAAGATATTTTTGAGAAGTCCTGTATTTGGCTATGGTGGAGGAGCATGGGTATCGCTGTATTTTATGTACCAGTCTTATTTGTATTTTACAACCCAGTCTCACAACTACTTTTTGCAGGTGCTTCTTGACACGGGGATTGTTGGATTTTGTATACTACTAATATTTTTATGGTTTTTATTTTCAACTTCGCTCAAGGCATGGGCTAAAAAGGAACAAAAAGAGAATATTATTATTGCTGGGCTTGTGGCGGCAGCAGTGCAGCTTTATTCTCACTCAGTTCTCGACTTTGATTTTTCGCTAGCATCTGTACAAGTTCTGCTATTTGCAGCTTTAGGGGTATTAGTTTCGACATCCTCACAGATTCTTCAAAAGCATAAGCAAGAAAAGGTGATTTACACGGGCAAAAAGACAAATTTTGTGCCTGCTTTGCTGGCGATATTTTATCTGTTTGTGATAGTAATTTCACTAAACTTCAGGCTTGGAAATTACTATGCAAATGTGGGGCAGCAGGCGCTGCAGATGGGAAATTTGTCTGCTGCATATTCGTTTTTGTCAAAAGCTATCACATACGACCCACTCAGCTCCAATGCGCTTTCTGATTATGCGGTTGTACTTTACCGTATAGGTGACCAGAACAAAGACGCAAACCTAATTGCAAAGGCAGATGGCTATTTCAAACAGGCAATTGTAAATGACAGGTTCAACGCAAAGATAAGGTTCAAATATGCTATATATCTTCTTGCTCATGGGGCAATAGATAGCGGACTTTCACAGATAGAACAGGGGATAAAGCTTCAGCCTCTTCAACCAGCAAACTATGAGCTGAAGGCTGATGCATATGCAAAGGTTGGAGATTATTACCTTGGAAAAGGCGATAAAGAAAAGGCAAAGAAGTATTTTGAAGTTGTGCTGAAGATTCCTGAGGAGATTGAGAGGGTGAAGAAGGAAAGAGAAAGAATGCCTGAGGTTATAAGGGCAAGTCCACATATTAATTTTGAAATTACGGACAGAATAAGGCAAATTGTTGATGAAGTTAGGAAAGAGGTAAATGGGATTTAG
- a CDS encoding glycosyltransferase, producing MKIAIVHEWLTNLAGSEKVVLELRKIFPEAPIYTLVYNEKKLGKYFKDCTIITSNLQKNPLAKVKHQLFFNYMPKAFESFDLSEFDLIISSSSAFAKGVITPPNSLHICYCHTPPRYIWDMFHEYMKDYNFIIKKYLEKSFHNLRIWDSVAANRVDYFIANSNYVANRIRKYYKRESKVIYPPVDTEFYVPSSKKEIGNYYLIVSRLVSYKRIDIAVDAFNQLNEKLIIVGEGPELKKLKSLAKKNIEFLGYQSEDTIRELYQHCKALIFPGIEDFGIVPVEVQACGRPVIAFKKGGVVETVEENKTGIFFEKQNSEGLKEAINRFERNIEMFDSAYIRRHAEKFSAERFRQEISDYVNNIQKSAF from the coding sequence ATGAAAATAGCGATAGTTCATGAATGGCTTACAAACTTAGCGGGGTCAGAAAAAGTGGTTCTAGAACTTAGAAAAATATTTCCTGAAGCACCGATTTACACTTTAGTATATAATGAAAAAAAATTAGGCAAGTATTTCAAAGATTGTACTATAATAACATCTAATCTACAGAAAAATCCATTAGCAAAAGTAAAACATCAATTGTTTTTTAACTATATGCCAAAGGCTTTTGAGAGTTTTGATTTGAGTGAATTTGATTTGATAATTAGTTCGTCTTCAGCTTTTGCAAAAGGTGTTATTACACCACCAAATAGTCTGCATATTTGTTATTGTCACACTCCTCCTAGATATATTTGGGATATGTTTCATGAATACATGAAAGACTACAATTTTATTATTAAGAAATATTTAGAAAAAAGTTTTCATAATTTAAGAATATGGGATTCTGTTGCTGCAAATAGGGTTGACTATTTTATTGCAAATTCAAATTATGTGGCAAATAGAATAAGAAAATATTATAAACGTGAAAGTAAGGTTATCTATCCCCCAGTTGATACAGAATTTTATGTGCCCTCAAGCAAAAAAGAAATAGGAAATTATTATTTGATTGTGTCACGTTTGGTTTCTTACAAGAGAATTGATATTGCCGTTGATGCATTTAATCAGCTAAATGAAAAATTAATTATTGTAGGAGAAGGTCCTGAATTAAAAAAGCTAAAGTCATTAGCGAAAAAGAATATTGAATTTTTAGGGTATCAGTCAGAAGATACAATAAGGGAACTGTATCAACATTGCAAAGCATTAATATTTCCTGGCATAGAAGATTTTGGAATAGTTCCTGTAGAGGTTCAAGCATGTGGGAGACCAGTGATTGCTTTTAAAAAAGGTGGAGTTGTCGAAACAGTTGAAGAAAATAAGACAGGAATCTTTTTTGAGAAACAGAATTCAGAAGGTTTGAAAGAAGCCATCAATAGGTTTGAAAGAAATATAGAAATGTTTGACTCAGCATATATCCGCAGACATGCTGAAAAGTTCAGCGCAGAAAGATTTAGGCAAGAGATAAGCGATTATGTTAATAACATACAGAAAAGTGCTTTTTAA
- a CDS encoding glycosyltransferase has product MKVLMISGSYPNMKCGVGDYTKVLANFINKTGIGIKVLTTKNEKVVSDGICEPAILNWDLQCIKEIYNYVNKNNINIIHIQYPTKGYGYKIGINLLPLYIKMKDMVFQKRIRIITTLHEFSQSHILRKISIIPLVLFSDKIILTNDEEKKIILKLFLFLMKDKFEVINIGSNILPDKSSENNENKLYTNNHTISYFGFIRPDKGLETLLRAIVLTKVYTEDDFKLNILAELDDSDEYHCKIRNLLKQLNINKNKIEITGYLTESQVSEYLKASNLCVLPYRDGLTYRRGSFIASVVHNVPVLSTYTKLTSPDLLEIFRDYLVKPNDVVGLSRNIDKFFYDMEYRNKLIAKTNQIKNLFDWEKIADKHKSLYYGLGLRD; this is encoded by the coding sequence ATGAAAGTATTAATGATATCGGGTTCATATCCCAACATGAAATGTGGAGTTGGAGATTATACTAAGGTTTTAGCAAATTTTATAAACAAAACTGGTATTGGAATAAAAGTTTTAACTACAAAAAACGAAAAAGTGGTATCAGATGGAATTTGTGAGCCTGCAATTTTAAATTGGGATTTACAGTGTATTAAAGAAATCTATAATTATGTCAATAAAAATAATATTAATATTATTCATATACAGTATCCCACAAAAGGATATGGATACAAAATTGGCATAAATTTATTACCATTATATATAAAGATGAAAGATATGGTTTTCCAAAAAAGAATAAGGATTATTACAACATTACATGAGTTTAGTCAGTCGCACATTTTGAGAAAAATATCAATCATTCCACTTGTGTTATTTAGCGATAAAATTATTTTAACCAATGATGAAGAGAAGAAAATAATTCTAAAATTGTTTCTTTTCCTTATGAAAGATAAGTTTGAAGTAATAAATATAGGTTCAAATATTTTACCAGATAAATCTTCTGAAAATAATGAAAATAAACTATATACCAATAATCATACAATTAGTTATTTTGGTTTTATTAGACCTGACAAAGGTTTGGAAACATTATTGAGAGCAATTGTTTTGACAAAAGTATATACTGAAGATGATTTTAAATTAAATATTTTAGCTGAATTAGATGATAGTGATGAATATCATTGTAAAATAAGAAACTTATTAAAACAATTAAACATTAATAAAAACAAGATAGAAATAACGGGATATTTAACAGAATCTCAAGTATCAGAATATTTAAAAGCATCAAATTTATGTGTATTACCATATAGAGATGGTTTAACATATAGAAGAGGAAGTTTTATAGCTTCTGTTGTTCATAATGTTCCAGTTTTATCAACTTATACAAAATTGACATCTCCAGATTTGTTAGAGATTTTCAGAGATTATCTGGTAAAACCTAATGATGTGGTAGGATTATCAAGAAATATTGATAAATTTTTCTATGATATGGAATATAGGAACAAGTTAATTGCAAAAACAAATCAGATCAAGAATTTATTCGATTGGGAGAAAATAGCTGACAAGCATAAATCACTTTACTATGGGTTGGGATTAAGAGATTAA
- a CDS encoding glycosyltransferase family 2 protein has product MTNPKVGVVIVNYNGERYTSTCVRSVLKSSYENYLVIVVDNASSDNSVRLLEEEFNSKIVIIKNEKNLGFSAANNIGIKYALENECEYVLLLNNDTEIDKDLIKNMVKASIENNNAIISPKIYYYDSPNKIWSAGGSLNWKKGLSFHYGVNKIDKGQFDVRKEIDFATGCCILIHKSVFDKIGFLAEEYFLYYEDTDFCVRAKMAGIKILYEPSAKLWHKVSSTVGGEESLITLYYSNRNRLYFNNKFNKKNKFYYLSYFFVTRMVKFLIWLIKGQKDKIRIVLKAIRDYRNNKMGYTEIQKKKVKIPKD; this is encoded by the coding sequence ATGACAAATCCAAAAGTCGGGGTTGTGATTGTAAATTATAATGGTGAAAGATATACAAGCACTTGTGTTAGAAGTGTATTGAAATCATCTTATGAAAATTATTTAGTGATTGTAGTTGATAATGCATCAAGTGATAATTCTGTCAGGTTGCTTGAGGAAGAATTTAATAGTAAAATTGTTATAATAAAAAATGAAAAGAATTTAGGGTTTTCTGCTGCTAATAATATTGGTATAAAATATGCATTGGAAAATGAATGTGAATATGTCCTTTTACTTAACAATGATACAGAAATAGATAAAGATTTAATAAAAAATATGGTTAAGGCATCCATAGAAAATAATAATGCAATTATTTCACCTAAAATATATTACTATGATAGTCCAAATAAAATTTGGTCAGCGGGGGGAAGTTTGAACTGGAAAAAAGGGTTAAGCTTTCATTATGGAGTTAATAAAATAGACAAAGGACAATTTGATGTACGAAAAGAAATAGATTTTGCTACAGGATGTTGCATTTTAATACATAAATCAGTTTTTGATAAAATAGGATTTTTGGCAGAAGAGTATTTTCTTTACTATGAAGATACTGATTTCTGTGTAAGAGCTAAAATGGCAGGTATTAAAATTTTATATGAGCCTTCTGCAAAGCTTTGGCATAAGGTTAGCAGTACTGTTGGCGGTGAAGAATCATTAATAACTCTGTACTATTCCAATAGAAACAGGCTTTATTTTAATAATAAGTTTAACAAAAAGAACAAGTTTTATTATTTATCCTATTTTTTTGTAACTCGAATGGTAAAGTTTTTAATTTGGCTAATCAAAGGACAAAAAGATAAAATAAGGATTGTTTTGAAAGCAATTAGGGATTATAGAAATAATAAAATGGGATACACAGAGATTCAAAAAAAGAAAGTCAAAATCCCAAAAGATTGA
- a CDS encoding glycosyltransferase family 4 protein — MNVELWIVGEGDLIPYLSKIKENTNIKIVNRYIDNCKIPEFFHMADFLILPHIEATQSGVIPLAYAFGKPVIASNV, encoded by the coding sequence ATGAATGTAGAATTATGGATAGTTGGTGAAGGTGATTTAATACCATATTTATCTAAGATAAAGGAAAATACCAATATCAAAATTGTAAATAGATACATTGACAATTGTAAAATACCGGAATTTTTTCATATGGCTGATTTTCTTATTTTGCCGCACATTGAAGCTACTCAATCTGGTGTTATTCCATTAGCTTATGCATTTGGCAAACCTGTAATTGCTTCAAATGTATGA
- a CDS encoding glycosyltransferase: protein MAEQVVDGETGYLFDINNNHEAVEKSIYLLEDEKERLKMSKNAFEYQKTQLDWEQIGNELLTFFKTLTAKLRNDSTYNG, encoded by the coding sequence ATAGCAGAACAAGTTGTTGATGGTGAAACAGGATATTTGTTTGATATAAATAATAACCACGAAGCTGTAGAAAAAAGTATTTATTTACTTGAAGATGAAAAAGAAAGACTTAAAATGAGTAAAAACGCTTTTGAATATCAAAAAACTCAACTTGATTGGGAACAAATTGGGAATGAGTTGTTGACTTTTTTTAAAACATTGACAGCAAAGTTGAGAAATGACTCAACATATAATGGGTGA
- a CDS encoding NAD-dependent epimerase/dehydratase family protein has translation MNINLNESYKNKVILVTGGAGFVGTNLVKKLANFDVKKIIVLDNLFTGRLENIENIKKVEFIHGDIENYDLVRDIVKECDIIFHLAARNIIVSTKDPYLDFKTNVYGTFNILEASRYSKIERLVYASSVSVYGNALYLPINEKDLLYPLNPYAASKISSESYCNTYYETYGVPVTILRYSNVYGPYQTPLNPYCGVISKFITNALNGAPLQIHGDGEQTRDFTYVEDVVDATLLAGINNKAIGETFNIATGVEITINQLADVILKITNSSSPIEYVDKRDIDNVRRRVLNIEHARRILRWTPKITLLEGIKRTIQWIREMK, from the coding sequence GTGAATATTAATTTAAATGAAAGCTATAAAAATAAAGTGATTTTAGTGACAGGCGGAGCAGGATTTGTTGGAACAAATCTTGTAAAGAAATTAGCAAACTTTGATGTCAAAAAAATAATAGTATTGGATAATCTATTTACAGGAAGGTTAGAAAACATAGAAAATATTAAAAAAGTGGAATTTATTCATGGAGATATTGAAAACTATGATTTGGTACGTGATATAGTAAAAGAATGCGATATAATTTTTCATCTTGCAGCAAGGAACATAATTGTTTCAACAAAGGACCCATATTTAGATTTTAAAACAAATGTATATGGGACATTCAATATATTAGAAGCAAGCAGATATTCTAAAATTGAAAGATTGGTTTATGCTTCGTCTGTTTCAGTTTATGGTAATGCCTTATATTTGCCAATTAATGAGAAAGATTTGTTGTATCCTCTTAATCCATATGCGGCATCTAAAATTTCAAGTGAGTCTTACTGTAATACCTATTATGAAACCTATGGAGTACCAGTAACAATTCTTAGATATTCTAATGTTTATGGTCCGTACCAAACACCTTTAAATCCATATTGTGGGGTAATTTCAAAGTTTATAACGAATGCATTAAATGGAGCACCATTACAAATACATGGGGACGGAGAACAGACAAGAGACTTTACATATGTAGAAGATGTAGTTGATGCGACATTGTTAGCAGGAATAAATAATAAAGCAATAGGTGAAACATTTAATATAGCTACGGGGGTTGAAATTACAATAAATCAACTAGCTGATGTTATCTTAAAGATAACAAATAGTAGTTCTCCAATAGAATATGTTGATAAAAGGGATATTGACAATGTTAGAAGAAGGGTACTTAATATTGAACATGCAAGAAGAATATTGAGATGGACTCCTAAGATTACGCTTTTGGAAGGAATTAAAAGAACGATTCAATGGATTAGGGAGATGAAGTAA
- a CDS encoding glycosyltransferase, producing the protein MSIIVPCFNASRFIKQSIDSLLDQEVNKDIEIEIIVVDDGSTDDTLTVLDKYYCRSKLVRIIKKAHSGIISTVTRGFYEAKGDFIALQGADDLSYPNRVQIQVEMLTEASNTILTYSDLTLIDEYGNIISKSFWNEYNITPLRGKPTKELLKNNFVSGGTMMFKRELLDKILPIPTILPYEDHWIAFIASLYYEINFYDKPLVMYRKHANNSNLEVEKRSLSKRVEKKFKWWIQKFLFYREYCKYLLSEKVR; encoded by the coding sequence GTGTCAATTATTGTTCCATGCTTTAATGCATCGAGATTTATAAAACAGTCAATAGATAGTTTATTAGATCAGGAAGTAAATAAGGATATTGAAATTGAAATTATTGTGGTTGATGATGGCTCTACTGATGACACGCTGACAGTGTTAGATAAGTACTATTGTAGAAGTAAACTTGTAAGGATAATAAAAAAAGCTCATAGTGGAATTATAAGTACTGTGACAAGAGGATTTTACGAAGCTAAAGGTGATTTTATTGCTCTTCAAGGAGCAGATGATCTTTCTTATCCTAACAGAGTCCAGATTCAAGTTGAAATGTTAACAGAAGCAAGTAATACAATTCTTACTTACTCTGATTTAACTTTAATAGACGAATATGGAAATATTATTTCAAAATCTTTTTGGAATGAATACAATATTACACCTTTGAGAGGGAAACCCACAAAAGAATTACTAAAAAACAATTTTGTTTCTGGTGGAACAATGATGTTTAAGAGAGAGCTTTTAGATAAAATATTACCTATACCAACTATTTTACCGTATGAGGACCATTGGATTGCTTTTATTGCTTCGCTTTATTATGAGATTAATTTTTATGATAAGCCCTTGGTGATGTATAGAAAACATGCTAATAATTCAAACTTGGAAGTTGAAAAAAGATCTTTAAGCAAAAGAGTTGAAAAAAAATTCAAATGGTGGATTCAAAAATTTCTTTTTTACAGAGAATATTGTAAGTATTTATTATCAGAAAAAGTAAGATGA
- the rfbA gene encoding glucose-1-phosphate thymidylyltransferase RfbA, whose translation MKAIILAGGSGTRLYPLTKAISKQLLPVYDKPMIYYPLSTVLLAGIREILLITNPEYVELYRNLLQDGSQIGVHIQYAVQESPRGLPDAFIVGEKFINSDKCMLILGDNIFYGQGFSGLLKKAVRLEKGALIFGYYVKDPRAYGVVEFDSNMNVISIEEKPEKPKSNYAIPGIYFFDNKVVELTKTLRPSNRGELEITDLIKKYLELGELRVELFGRGFMWLDMGTFDGLLEASNFVETIQKRQGFYIGCIEEVAYRMGYIDKEQLYRLGYKMRNSEYGKYLMELAGES comes from the coding sequence ATGAAAGCAATAATTTTAGCTGGGGGAAGTGGCACAAGATTGTATCCTCTTACAAAGGCAATAAGTAAACAGCTGCTACCTGTCTATGATAAACCAATGATTTATTATCCGCTTTCAACTGTTTTACTTGCAGGAATAAGAGAAATTCTTTTGATTACAAACCCTGAATATGTAGAGCTATATAGAAATCTGTTGCAAGATGGTTCACAAATAGGAGTACATATTCAATATGCGGTTCAAGAAAGTCCACGTGGATTACCAGACGCATTTATTGTTGGTGAAAAGTTTATTAATTCTGACAAATGTATGCTTATACTGGGTGATAACATATTTTATGGACAGGGGTTTAGTGGTTTATTAAAAAAAGCTGTTAGATTAGAAAAAGGAGCGCTTATTTTCGGATATTATGTTAAAGACCCTCGAGCATATGGAGTGGTTGAGTTTGATTCTAACATGAATGTTATTTCAATTGAAGAAAAGCCAGAAAAACCAAAGTCAAATTATGCAATACCTGGCATTTACTTTTTTGATAACAAAGTAGTTGAACTAACAAAAACCCTTAGACCTTCTAACAGGGGCGAGTTAGAAATAACAGATTTGATAAAAAAATATTTAGAATTAGGCGAACTGAGAGTTGAACTATTTGGGCGAGGGTTTATGTGGCTGGATATGGGAACTTTTGATGGGCTTCTTGAAGCATCAAATTTTGTTGAAACGATTCAAAAAAGGCAAGGATTTTACATAGGGTGTATAGAAGAAGTGGCTTATAGAATGGGATATATAGATAAAGAACAATTGTATAGATTGGGATATAAGATGAGAAACAGTGAATATGGGAAGTATCTCATGGAATTGGCAGGTGAAAGTTAA
- the rfbC gene encoding dTDP-4-dehydrorhamnose 3,5-epimerase produces the protein MAKFKKIETPIKDLYIIEPTVFEDNRGFFMESWNEKEFNEIGLNIKFVQDNHSRSKKGVLRGLHFQEPYPQGKLVRVIRGAVFDVAVDIREDSPTFKKWFGIVLDEHNRRMLYIPEGFLHGFLTLSEWADVLYKTTEYYYKEYDRGIIWYDPDLEIKWPLEEYGIDKPILSEKDSQLPTFEEWLRMKKERKKL, from the coding sequence GTGGCAAAATTCAAAAAGATAGAGACACCAATAAAAGATTTATATATAATAGAGCCCACAGTTTTTGAAGACAATAGAGGTTTTTTTATGGAGAGTTGGAATGAGAAAGAATTTAATGAAATCGGACTAAATATAAAGTTTGTCCAAGACAATCATTCAAGATCTAAGAAGGGTGTGTTGAGGGGACTACATTTTCAAGAACCTTATCCACAAGGCAAACTTGTAAGAGTAATAAGAGGTGCCGTTTTTGATGTGGCAGTAGATATAAGGGAAGATTCGCCAACGTTTAAAAAGTGGTTTGGCATCGTCCTTGACGAACACAATAGAAGGATGTTATATATTCCAGAAGGATTTTTACATGGTTTTTTGACACTTAGTGAATGGGCAGATGTATTGTATAAAACTACAGAGTACTATTATAAAGAATATGATAGAGGAATAATTTGGTATGATCCTGACTTAGAGATAAAATGGCCTCTTGAAGAATATGGAATAGACAAACCAATTTTATCAGAGAAAGATAGTCAATTACCTACTTTTGAGGAATGGCTGAGAATGAAAAAGGAGAGAAAAAAGCTGTGA
- the rfbD gene encoding dTDP-4-dehydrorhamnose reductase codes for MAENEKGEKKAVKVLITGAAGQLGQAFQRFFTKKGIEYIAADHGMLDITNLKQLRKFVKGKDITHIINCAAYNAVDKAEEDWKTAYLVNGLGVRNLAIISLENKIELVHYSTDYVFDGKKSTPYTIFDTPSPINKYGESKLLGEKFMTLTEYYYLIRVSWVFGIGNANFIRKVLNWSKERDILKIADDEISAPTYTDDLVYATYLLLKERAFGLYHITNTTASRFEWAEFVLRKIGWKGKLERAKKDDFKLPAKRPGYSVLDNFGLKETVNFEMPTWQDATERYLKQINLI; via the coding sequence ATGGCTGAGAATGAAAAAGGAGAGAAAAAAGCTGTGAAAGTTTTGATTACAGGTGCGGCTGGGCAGTTAGGCCAAGCGTTTCAAAGATTTTTCACGAAAAAAGGTATTGAGTATATAGCTGCTGACCATGGTATGCTTGATATAACAAATTTAAAACAGCTTAGGAAGTTTGTAAAAGGGAAAGATATAACACACATAATAAATTGTGCAGCTTATAATGCAGTTGATAAGGCTGAAGAAGATTGGAAAACAGCTTATTTAGTAAATGGATTAGGGGTAAGAAATCTTGCTATTATTTCACTTGAGAATAAAATTGAATTAGTGCATTACTCTACTGATTATGTTTTTGATGGCAAAAAATCAACCCCTTATACTATCTTTGATACTCCATCTCCTATAAATAAGTATGGAGAGAGTAAACTATTAGGAGAAAAGTTTATGACTTTGACCGAATATTACTATCTAATACGAGTTAGCTGGGTTTTTGGTATAGGTAATGCAAACTTCATAAGAAAGGTTCTTAATTGGAGCAAAGAAAGAGATATATTAAAGATAGCTGATGATGAAATAAGTGCACCTACTTATACGGATGATTTAGTATATGCTACTTATTTGTTATTAAAAGAAAGAGCTTTTGGATTATATCACATCACTAACACCACTGCTTCAAGATTTGAATGGGCAGAATTTGTGCTAAGAAAAATTGGCTGGAAAGGGAAGCTTGAAAGAGCAAAAAAAGATGATTTTAAGCTACCTGCTAAAAGACCTGGGTATTCAGTGTTAGATAATTTTGGTTTAAAGGAGACTGTAAATTTTGAAATGCCAACGTGGCAAGATGCTACTGAGAGGTACTTAAAGCAGATAAATTTAATATAA